ACTACTGACTTGTTGGTAAGTCTCTCACTGCTCTTCTTAATTcaccaaaagtttgtttggggGGAAGGTTTTTTAATAACCTTTACCAATTTTGGGCTGTTtgggagaataaagaaaagaccACACTCCACAGTGAGCTATACCACTTAGTATAGTTCATTACTATTTTGTGGCCTACATTACATAGGTGTCTAGTTTTTCAATTAGAACATCGTCGTCATTGTATTTCAGGCTCGTGGGATTGATGTGCAACAAGTGTCATTGGTTATAAACTATGATCTACCTACCAATCGTGAAAACTATATTCACAGGTAAGTAGATGGCATCTTGACTTTACTGTACtggtaaaattcatattttgcttTCCTACTGACTGATTTGTCTGAAAGGTAACCTCAAATCAGGGAATTGAGTAATATGACCTAGTAACTTGGTAGGCTGTAATTAAAATTGTACTTGGGAAGATTGGTCATACACAGTGGGAAAACAGTTGTGAATGTTGCCCAAATTGTGGACTCTATACATACAGATAAGGTTGTTTTAGATCGGTTGGTCTTAGCTTATTTTTGAGCTGTATTTTTTAGTGATGATCGTGTCCGTGTCCATGCGCTTTCTTGGTGATTCCTCTATAGTTGGGATTTTCTTGGTGTCATCTGGTAGCAATTTGAGCAGTCCCTGGTTTAGTTATAGTGGCTTTATCCCTAAATAAATTGAATTGTACTTTGTTATATGAtgtaaaaaaagactttttaaaaaatacaggggTCGATAGCAGCAGTTGATGACGAGATGGCGCTCAGAAACGGCGTTGACGTAATTTAGGACGTGGAATCATAAGCGAAACAGCACACTGTTTGAATAAAGAGCGAGTcggtatttatatttgtttttcttttgtcatgattatttgatattttaagatGCTCCAGCCAAGGCATTTTGTATACTAGCCTATTAGGTGGTTTGTATTGTCTGGTTTCTATCAGGAAGGTTAGAAAGCTGTTTTTGGAGGTAAACACGTTTGAGTAATTTCAGTTATAACGTGTGAAACTGAGCAAAAAAGCAGTGATAAGTTTGGGTCACCATACCAAATACTTGTTTTCCCACTGGAAAAAGTTGTTTTAGTAGACAATAGTTAACCTTGCAGCATTTGTATTTGCAGTTTACAGTTCCAGAAGTGCGTCGAAATGGATTACATAactgttctttttgttttatccCTGGTGTTTTACATCTGTCCCAGGCTGACATCTGCTCTTGGCTGGCCCACTTTGGTATGGGCTTTAAATTCACTACCCCAAACACAATACTGtcatctgctttaaaaaaaaaaaaaaaataatgctcaaGATACTTGATAAAATCTCATTTTGCAGCCAGACAAGCCTTGAATCCTTTTGGCACTAACTgcaaaggaagatttttttctctagatATTGATTAGCAGCTAGTGCTCCAATTAGAAGCACGAACTATAACCTTGATAAGTAAACAGCAGCTGATGGTTAACAAGTGGATCATCATGTTCAGTAGTTCATGCAGCATGTGAAGTAGTATATTGTAAttgctgatttctttttcttacacagAATTGGCAGAGGGGGTCGATTTGGGAGGAAAGGTGTGGCTATAAACTTTGTTACTGAAGAAGACAAGAGGATTCTTCGTGACATTGAGACTTTCTACAATACTACAGTGGAGGAAATGCCAATGAATGTGGCTGACCTTATTTAATTCCTGGGATGAGATAGTTTGGAATGCAGTGCTCGCTGTTGCTGAATAGGCGATCACAACGTGCATTGTGCTTCTTTCTTTGGGAATATTTGAATCTTGTCTCAATGCTCATAACGGATCAGAAATACAGATTTTGATAGCAAAGCGACATTAGTCGTGAGCTCTTGTGAGGAAAGTCGTTGGCTTTATCCTCTTTAGAGTTAGACTGTTGGGGTGGGTATAAAAGATGGGGTCTGTaaaatctttctttcttagaaatttatttcctaGTTCTGTAGAAATGGTTGTATTAGATGTTCTCTATCATTTAATAATATACTTGTGGACTAAAAGATATAAGTGCTGTATAAAATCAGCCAATTATGTTAAACTAGCATATCTACCTTTATTGTGTTTGTCATTAGCCTGAATAGAAAGgcctttaaaattgatttttttagaaAGCATTTGGATGCATTTTGTTTGGTattatatttattcaataaagtaTTTAATTAGTGCTAAGTGTGAACTGGACCCTGTTGCTAAGCCCCAGCAAGCAATCATCCTAGATAGGGTTAAACGTTTACCCCAGTAAAATTGCCATATTGCACATGTCTTAATGAAGTTTGAATGTTAAATAAATTGTATATTCACTTTAAAGGTGCTTtagtcattttgttttaattgttcACAAAAATACATACTGAATATGTTTTAACAATTCTGAGTTAACTGCTGCATGACAGTTGCGCAGAGGCTGATCAGCTGTAGATGTTCATCAGCACCATCTGCTAAGCATTTATCAACTTCctacaagaaaatgaaagattaatTAGTAAGTTCCCTTTCAGGTGTATGCTGTGGTGAAATGAGAAGATGCCTACTTACAGCAAGTTTTTCTGTAATAACAGACTTCTGTTTATCAGAAAGGTTATCATTTTCTACAACCCCATCATGAAGTTGATTTACAAGCTGAGTTGCTGCATGACCATCATCTATTAAGTCCTGTAGCAGAAAAGAGAATGATATTAGTATGATTTCCATTCCTCCCCCCCAGGTTAGTAAAGTGTCTTTACCTTTACCACAGCTTCTAGTTTGTCAAAAGAGCCACTCTGACATGCAGCAAATACTCCATCAATTGTTTCCGCTGGTattacctaaaagaattaaagaatttattaattaaaaataaagtttctgggTGAAGACGGTTGACTTGTTTCTCTGCCAAGCCTGTGCAAGCTCTGGTGTTCTATGCTACAGGACATGTGCCACTTCAAGCGTGGAACTGTTACCTGATTCTGAATCCATACATAAGGAGTTGGGAGGGCAAAGAACTGAAAAAGGGTCAGCTTTAAGGCTTATGCTCATCTGGACTCCAGATAGGTGATGGAGAAAGCTACTGGACCTGAAACAAATCTGGAAAAGATGCCACTAACAAAATGCAGagattggttggttggtttcaTTACAATACAAAATGAAATCTGAAGACAAGGGTGTGGCACAAGAGAATTGCTTTAATGATTTGATTATAAGTTGGATATGACCCTTTTTCtggatgagttttttttttttttttgcggtacacgggtctcccaccgccgtggcctctcctgctgcggagcacaggctctagatgcacaggctcagcggccatggctcaccggcccagccgctccgcggcatgtgggatcttcccagacttgggcacgaacctgtatgcccggcatcgacaggcggaccctcaaccactgcgtcaccagggaagcccagggatatGTTTGTTAACTGCCACATCCCTGCCTGCCTGAAGCATTCTTATACTCCCAGAATGGTATAAATGTTTAtattccctcaaaattcatgttaAAAATCCCTAATGTATTTGCAGGTGGCACCTTTGGCAGGTGATAAgagtggaaccctcatgaatgggattagtgcccttataaaaggctCAGAAAGCTGCTTTTTGCCACAGGACAGTGCAGGAAGGTAAAGGCCATCCCTGAACTAGGAATCTACTCAACTAGGAAGTGTGTCCTCAGGCACTGAATCCAggggcaccttgatcttggattcccagcctctggaactgtgatatttttgtttataagccactcagcctgtggcatttgttacagcagcctgaatgggACTaagcacataataagcactccatatatatctgaattaaaaattttctataagccaactaaaaatttcagaatatCCAGTGCTCTTACCCCAGCAATGTCTGTGATCACCTTCTCTGTGACTTCCTTTCCACCTGTTAATCGAGTAGCACTTTGAAGAAATGTAATGGCTTTCCTTAAGTCTCCTTCTGACACTTTAACAAGATGAGCTAGTCCCTGAAGAGAAAAAAGTTCTTTAACCTGTTATGGCCAATTAAGGAtgactaataaaaatgaaaagcactgTTTTAGCCTAGAGTtattggggaaaaataaaatctattcctATTTTTGAGGGAATGTTGGTTCTATAGTGGCAGAATTTACAGAGACAACCTTGATTACATACAGCAAGGAGATTTCAAATTACAGTTCTGTTATAATGAATAAGGGTCTATACATTCTATCACTGCCAGAATTTCATCATACCAAATTAGTCCTTGGAGTGGAGTATGGGTAATGACAAGTGGAGTACACTGTCATGCAGAGGTTGGCTGTTGCAGAATTTGCATCCAACATGAAATCTGCCTCAGCTTTGGGTCTCTGAAGTATTGACAGACAATAAACTTCTAATAGCAACAGAAAGGCTGAACCAGTAATTCCTAGACATTGTTTATTTAGCTTAACTTTGCCTGAAGAATCGGCATCAGAAATTGAAGCAACACAAATTTGACTTTCAGGAAGGGCCTCTTCATAGGCATTCATCAAAGGAATTAGTAATTTACAATAATTGTAATAATAGTGATTACCTCATTGCTAATTTTGATATGTTCTTTACCAGCGATGTCTAATAATCGCTGCTGTTGAATTTTATCTGACAGAGGTTTGAAGCGGAATTTAGAACATCTAGAGGTCAGAGGTTCAATTATTCtgtaaaatattggaaaaaacaAGTCAGTGTCTAAAGAAGAAACTCCCCCGAAGAACTCATTTTTGTCAAGAACAAAtcaagatttgatggagaaactaaTGTAGCcttgaaacatttaaattttttctctcccTATTTGGGGCTATCATAATAAGGCTGCCTAGCATCCACCTTTAGGGCATTGCACATACCGACTGACATAGTTACAGATGAGACAGAATCGGGTAGTTTTAGACTCTTTCTCCATGGTACGTCTTAAAGCTGCCTGAGCAGCTGAGGTCATAGAATCTGCTTCATCCAggatcacaattttaaaaggagGACATGGCTTCCCGCTGattcagagaaacacaaaggagttataattcacacatcattatcacaatctaattttagaacattctcatcaccccaaaaggaaaccctgtgaCCCTTAggagtcatttcttttttctctctccagccaTAGGTAATCAGGAATCTCTACTTTGTTTCCACAGATTTATCTATTCTgaacacttcatataaatggaaccacatATTGTCAACTTAATACActgtcttttgtgattggcttctttcacttaatgtaatgtttttaaggttcatccatgttgtagtatatcattacttcatttctttttattgtcaaatacTATGGCAAATGGATGGATATACTAtgtttcattcatccattctttaGTTGATGGATATTGGGTTAGTTTCCATGTTTtgactactatgaataatgctgctatgaacatttgtgtacatgtgtatatgttttcatttcttgtcAGTATATATTctaggactggaattgctgggtcatacggtaactcATAggggaactgccaaactgttttcaagatggctgcaccattttacattccaaccagcaatgtataagggttccaatttctccatatccttgctaatacttgttattttctgtcttttttattacagccatcctagtgggtgtaaagcggTATTTCATcatgggtttgatttgcatttctctaatggctcATGATGAACATGTTTTGatatgcttattgaccatttgtgtaTTTTCCTTAGAGTAATGTCTATtcacatcctttgcccatttttaaattggtttgtccttttattattgagttgtaagcgTTCTTTATTCTTGATCTAAGTCCCTTATCATGTATGTGATTTATATACATTGTCAATCCAAGGTGGATATCAAAAATTGAGTTATTCACTTTCTACAAATTCCTAAGTGTGCTctgatataaatttaaatatatgccaGGTACCAAAAATTTAACCTTGGAACTTTGCCACCTAAGGAGGAGTATACACAGTTGCATGAACATCCCTATTGAATTATTATTAGTAACAACTCCTTTTTCACTCAGTGTCCCAGTTTGGACAAGGTTTTACATTGTCACCAACTATGAAATATACACTGAAGCTTAAGATACATgataggacttttaaaaaaataacataatagcAAAAATCAGGATTTTTATTATGAGTGTACGACCAAGCCACCACATTTGATTAATAAATACTCCTTAGACAAATATTGATTAAAAACCCTTGACAGCTAAACAACTTAAAATTAGTTACTATAATGGAAAGGTCATTTCTAGGTTTAAATAATTTAGATAAAAATACAATCTAACATGAAAATGAAGTTGAAAATCTGGCAgaaacatgtttgttttttttttttttttttgcgatacgcgggcttctcactgttgtggtcctccTGTTggggagtgcaggctccggacgcgcaggctcagcggccctggctcacaggtccagctgctccgcggcatgtgggatcttcccggactggggcatgaacccgtgtcccctgcatcggcaggcgggttctcaaccactgcgccaccagggaagccccagaaacatgttttttaaacaaatacaatGACATGGTATAGAGAAGGGAAGGTGAGCTTACTTACTCTGAACGGCATCCTGTCACAGTTAATTGGGCAAAATTCTTCACTTTCTCTCTAACTACTTGTATTCCACGTTCATCAGATGCATTTAACTCAAGAACTCTTAGTCGAAAAAGTTCAGGCCTatgtcaaaatgaaaaaaaattatgaaacatcATAGAGCATATAAGTAACCCAGGTTTAAAccatattttaacatttgtaCATTTTTCGGTAGTTTGAAATACACCTAGTAAATAATATGAATAGAAGGTATACAGttcattctgtattttcttttgcaaAGGCATAGTTAACATTCTGGCTTTTttccatgcattaaaaaaaataggtagaTATCACATAATGTActaaattttaaatcaattttccACTTTGGACTGTATCATAAGCATCTTGCCATGTCAGGATAAACACTGTAAAAaccattttaataactatatgaCTTTCTAACCTAAGATTGTAccattatttaatttacttaacaTCCTTCTGTTGTTAGATATTTAGATAGTTTTAAAtgttacaatttaaaataatgctgcaatgtagcatattttttaaaaaatatttatttatttatttttggctgtgttggatctttgtttctgtgcgagggctttctctagttgtggcaagcaggggccactcttcatcgtggtgcgtgggcttctcactatcttggcctttcttgttgcagagcacaggctccagacgcgcaggctcagtagttgtggctcacgggactagttgctctgcggcatgtgggatcttcccagaccaggactcgaacccgtgtcccctgcattggcaggcagattctcagctactgcgccaccagggaagcccaatgtagcatattttgaattatttccatAAAGTAGTTTGCTATAAGGAAAATTACTGGATCAGAAATGAATAGTTAATTTttaagtgagtttttaaaaaaaaattattaaaagtaactcTGTAGGAAAATCTGAGaactcagaagaaaatgaaaatacctgGCACACACTGCCAAACCCTGTTTTGAAGACTTCCTTCtagttatttttctatatatgtgtgtatatttttttaatagaaaaaaaacaacagttgGGATTTcgtctttatttttcctaaatagcATGATATCCTATGCATTTTTCTATGGGTATAAACATCTAGAAAGCTCTGTgcatgtattttctattttgaaacCACATATACCATTAAATGTGGAATTTATAGTTAAGTCCTTTTAGGTCTATCAAgacaaacattatttaaaaaaatattttataggtttTATAATTTGGACTAACCTACTGTAGAACAACTAATAATAAACTATACTTAACAGTTTTATGATGACTACCTCGCTAAGGATGATTCAGACTGGATCTAACTGATGGAGTTGTAGAATAATCAAAAAAGCTCTCTTAAAatttccttgggaaaatgaaagttGCTGTCAAATAAAATCCTCGGTTCAGAGCAGCTTCCCCTTTTGTCCTCCTTCACATTTCAACAGAACTGATTATCCTTATATATTTGGTGGTTTCAGAGGCATCTAACTGTCTTCATGTGTAAGATTTCAGATGTACCCTTAGGCCATATGCCTGATATTAAAATTTTGGATTAATTAAAGATAGGCTTTGTTACGTTGGTGCATGCTGCATAGATATCAGACATGGCTGAtacgtttttttttgtttttttttttttccttcggtatgcgggcctctcactgtcgtggcctctcccgtcgcggagcataggctccggacgcgcaggct
This genomic window from Kogia breviceps isolate mKogBre1 chromosome 5, mKogBre1 haplotype 1, whole genome shotgun sequence contains:
- the RFC4 gene encoding replication factor C subunit 4 yields the protein MQAFLKGTSISSKPPLTKDRGIAATARSSGENKKAKPVPWVEKYRPKYVDEVAFQEEVVAVLKKSLEGADLPNLLFYGPPGTGKTSTILAAARELFGPELFRLRVLELNASDERGIQVVREKVKNFAQLTVTGCRSDGKPCPPFKIVILDEADSMTSAAQAALRRTMEKESKTTRFCLICNYVSRIIEPLTSRCSKFRFKPLSDKIQQQRLLDIAGKEHIKISNEGLAHLVKVSEGDLRKAITFLQSATRLTGGKEVTEKVITDIAGVIPAETIDGVFAACQSGSFDKLEAVVKDLIDDGHAATQLVNQLHDGVVENDNLSDKQKSVITEKLAEVDKCLADGADEHLQLISLCATVMQQLTQNC